A genome region from Alteripontixanthobacter maritimus includes the following:
- a CDS encoding DNA-packaging protein → MVRLGNFSRPEKEEFRQHWRLWARKEQLPPPGDWRIWMICAGRGFGKTRAGAEWVRAVAKRDPDARVALVGSSISEVRAVMVEGESGLLAISPPDRAPQFEPSLKRLTWPNGAQAFLYSAAEPEGLRGPQHSAAWCDEIGKWENASQRAISAWDNLLMGMRLGEDPRILATTTPRAVPLVRRLLAEADAGDVIVSRGSTYDNATNLPERFVRQMKRSFGKTALGRQELDGEILADVEGALWTRALLERCRETALPEASSRIVIGVDPPASAKGDACGIIVTGIGDSGVATVLADASVQKASPEKWARAVARAAKAWNVDRVIAEANQGGAMVESVLRAADIALPVKLVHASRGKVARAEPVAALYEAGRVRHSAMFAKLEDELCGLMAGGTYEGPGRSPDRADALVWALTELMLGSRSQPRVQTI, encoded by the coding sequence ATGGTGCGCCTGGGCAACTTCAGCCGTCCCGAAAAGGAGGAATTCCGCCAACATTGGCGGCTTTGGGCGCGCAAGGAGCAACTGCCGCCACCGGGCGACTGGCGCATCTGGATGATTTGCGCCGGACGCGGTTTTGGCAAAACCCGTGCGGGCGCAGAATGGGTGCGCGCAGTGGCCAAGCGCGATCCCGACGCCCGCGTCGCATTGGTAGGCTCGTCCATTTCTGAAGTGCGCGCGGTCATGGTGGAGGGAGAAAGCGGTTTGCTCGCGATCTCCCCACCGGATCGTGCGCCGCAGTTCGAACCTTCGCTGAAACGGCTGACCTGGCCCAACGGTGCGCAGGCGTTTCTCTATTCCGCAGCCGAGCCCGAAGGATTGCGCGGCCCGCAACATAGCGCCGCGTGGTGCGACGAAATCGGCAAATGGGAAAACGCATCGCAGCGCGCCATCAGCGCCTGGGATAATCTCCTGATGGGTATGCGCCTCGGTGAAGATCCGCGCATCCTCGCCACGACTACACCGCGCGCCGTGCCACTGGTCCGCCGTCTGCTCGCCGAGGCGGATGCGGGCGATGTGATCGTCTCGCGCGGATCCACATACGATAATGCTACCAATCTGCCCGAACGGTTCGTGCGGCAAATGAAGCGAAGTTTCGGCAAGACGGCGCTCGGTCGGCAGGAGCTGGACGGCGAAATTCTGGCCGATGTGGAAGGTGCGCTGTGGACCCGCGCCCTGCTGGAACGGTGCCGCGAAACCGCCCTGCCGGAAGCATCATCGCGGATCGTGATCGGCGTCGATCCACCGGCGTCGGCAAAGGGAGACGCCTGCGGTATCATCGTCACAGGGATCGGAGACAGCGGCGTCGCCACCGTGCTCGCCGATGCTTCCGTACAAAAGGCCAGTCCCGAAAAATGGGCTCGTGCGGTCGCTAGGGCAGCAAAGGCCTGGAACGTCGATCGCGTCATTGCCGAAGCAAATCAGGGCGGCGCGATGGTGGAAAGCGTGTTGCGCGCCGCCGATATCGCCCTGCCTGTAAAACTGGTCCATGCCAGCCGCGGCAAGGTGGCGCGGGCTGAACCCGTGGCGGCATTGTATGAAGCCGGGCGGGTGCGCCATTCGGCCATGTTCGCCAAACTGGAAGACGAACTGTGCGGCCTGATGGCAGGCGGCACTTACGAAGGACCTGGCCGCAGCCCCGACAGAGCAGACGCGCTGGTCTGGGCGCTGACCGAACTGATGCTGGGCAGCCGCAGCCAGCCACGCGTGCAGACAATCTGA
- a CDS encoding phage portal protein has protein sequence MSFFENLASAFKGGSDARVPIARGFVSPWAVAFDGGTSVAGGAGAASSYEYSRSVRRAFIENPVAQRAVRVVAEGVGGAPLASLSPPTSQVGDSAALQRLVNATSAGQSLLETLAAHLLLHGNGYVQILKDGAGRPLELFALRPERVSVVPGDDGWPRAYAYRLAEKTLTIPVEDEGGWPNIIHLKSFHPADDHYGAGGLAAAEQAVAIHNAASVWNRALLENAARPSGALVYDHPDSAGLTTQQFDRLKDELTSAYSGHANAGRPMLLEGGLKWQGMSMSPADMDFATLKAAAARDIALAFGVPPMLLGLPGDNTYANYREANRALWRLTLLPLAGKILSGLSEGLEPWFTGAKLAIDLDKVPALADDREKLWSQVSAANFLTDTEKRELLGLEPAQGKGETP, from the coding sequence ATGTCATTTTTCGAAAATCTCGCTTCCGCCTTCAAGGGCGGGAGCGACGCCCGCGTGCCGATTGCGCGTGGGTTCGTATCCCCCTGGGCGGTCGCCTTCGACGGCGGTACGTCCGTTGCGGGCGGCGCAGGCGCTGCAAGCTCCTACGAGTATTCGCGCAGCGTGCGCCGCGCCTTTATCGAAAACCCGGTTGCCCAGCGCGCCGTTCGCGTGGTTGCCGAGGGAGTTGGCGGGGCGCCGCTTGCGTCGCTCTCGCCGCCCACTTCGCAGGTCGGCGACAGCGCAGCGCTGCAACGGCTCGTCAACGCCACCAGCGCAGGGCAATCGCTGCTCGAGACGCTGGCCGCGCATCTGCTGCTGCATGGCAATGGCTATGTGCAGATCCTGAAGGATGGCGCGGGCCGGCCGCTTGAACTGTTCGCGCTGCGCCCCGAACGGGTTTCGGTGGTGCCGGGCGATGATGGCTGGCCGCGTGCCTATGCCTACCGACTGGCTGAAAAGACGCTGACCATCCCAGTGGAAGACGAGGGTGGCTGGCCCAACATCATTCATCTGAAAAGCTTCCACCCGGCAGACGATCATTATGGGGCCGGCGGTTTGGCAGCTGCCGAACAGGCTGTTGCGATCCACAATGCGGCCAGCGTTTGGAACCGGGCGTTGCTTGAAAACGCAGCCCGCCCTTCGGGTGCATTGGTTTACGACCATCCCGACAGCGCCGGACTGACGACCCAGCAATTCGACCGGCTGAAGGACGAGTTGACGTCCGCTTATTCCGGACACGCCAATGCCGGACGTCCGATGCTGCTGGAAGGCGGCCTGAAATGGCAGGGCATGTCGATGAGCCCGGCGGACATGGACTTCGCGACGCTGAAAGCTGCTGCTGCTCGCGATATCGCACTGGCTTTCGGTGTGCCGCCGATGCTGCTCGGCCTGCCGGGCGACAACACTTATGCCAATTACCGCGAGGCCAATCGCGCGCTGTGGCGACTGACGCTGCTGCCTCTGGCAGGCAAGATCCTGTCCGGCCTGTCCGAGGGGCTGGAGCCGTGGTTCACAGGCGCAAAGCTCGCAATCGACCTTGATAAAGTACCGGCCCTTGCGGACGACCGCGAGAAGCTCTGGTCGCAGGTCAGTGCCGCCAATTTCCTTACCGATACCGAAAAACGCGAGCTGCTCGGACTCGAACCCGCGCAGGGTAAGGGAGAAACGCCATGA
- a CDS encoding DUF6127 family protein: protein MNREDMLARLLSQAAGAGAELITLRAIVEESSELGANRVLGRLGLADPQAQDDLDELRELLGAWRNAKASAWKAAVEWIVRGLCALLLIGIAVRLGVPGLLR from the coding sequence ATGAACCGCGAAGACATGCTCGCGCGCTTGCTATCGCAGGCAGCCGGGGCTGGCGCGGAACTGATCACGCTGCGGGCTATCGTGGAAGAATCGAGCGAGCTTGGTGCGAACCGCGTGCTCGGCCGCCTCGGCCTCGCCGATCCGCAGGCGCAGGACGATCTCGACGAGCTGCGCGAATTGCTGGGTGCCTGGCGAAACGCGAAAGCCAGCGCCTGGAAAGCCGCCGTGGAATGGATCGTGCGCGGACTATGCGCGCTGTTGCTGATCGGCATTGCGGTCAGGCTGGGCGTGCCGGGGCTGCTGCGATGA